The Nostoc sp. NIES-3756 DNA window ATTAATGTTTTTACAGCAAAGTAAATCAGGAGAGTGATACTAATTAGGACTGCTGTAGTCGCCAGAATATCTGTTAATTGGAAATTGTTGAGCATGGTTTCAAGCTAAAAGACAAGCAATAGGAAACATTAAGTATTCTAGGAAAAATAGTTTCCAGATGAATTGATAGAATTGAGCGATCGCAGTTTTATCATGTGTGTCTACAGCTAAACTCTGCATCCACATCCAACATAGAACTATGAGATGAGAAATTACTAGAAATACCGAGTTAATCGCCCCTAAACGTAGCACCCCAATTATCACCATACCTAAATAACAAGCTGTTAGCACCCACAGAGCTAAATTAAATACAGCCTGTGGCCCTAGTTGAATGGTGAAAGTGGTGATATTGTAGAGGCGATCGCCTTCCATATCGGGGATATCTTTAAAGATGGCGATCGCAAATGTAAATACCAATACAAATATAGTCAACACCCACACAGATAAAGGAATTGACTGTTTGTTTTGCATTAACCAACTAAAATGTAGATACAATCCCAAATTAACAATAGTTCCTCTGACTGAAAAAATACACAAAGCAGCCCAGAAAGGAAACTGTTTTAATCTAATTGGTGGTAAAGAATAGGCTGTACCAATTGCCAAGCTAATAGCTACCATACCAAACAAATATGGCCCATTTAACCAAGCGAGTAATAAGGCAATAATTCCGGTAAAGATAACAATTACTTGCCCCTGTTTACGGCTAAATTCACCTGAAGCTAGAGGCAGATGTGGCTTATTAATTTTATCAATTTCAATATCCTCTAATTGATTTAACCCCACAATATAAACATTGCCACACAGACAAGCCAGCCATGCACCTAAAACAGAATTTATCTGAGTAATAGCGAAACCTGTCGAACTAACAGCAACAGAAATTAAATACAAACCCAAAACACTAAGACTCGTGCCGATAATGGTGTGTGGACGAGAAAATTTCCAAAAAGCATAAAGCCATTGAAAAGATGCGGGTGATGGTTTGCGTTGCAACTGACTTTTTTGAGAACTTTGGCTCATGAGTAGCTTATAAAATTCAAATTCAAAATTCGTCTTGGAAAGTTTGCTCAACGGGGGGAACCCCCGCACCGCAACTTTCCGCAAAATTCAAAATTAAGAGAGCGATATTTAGTCTAGATTCTTAATTTTGGCTTTCACAGAAATGAGAGAGGTAACGAGTATAATCGTACCTCTACCATCTGCTTACTTGTTTCCGCACAATAAACCAAACCTAATCAACCCACGCTCATAACCGCGACGCATCAACCCTAGCGATAGCGCTCCTTGGATGGTAGTCCAACCGGCACGTAATAACCCGATGATTGCTTGAGGAGTAAAAGCAGAATCAATAACTACATTCCAAAATGGGGCAACTGCCTGCGACCAGTCAGCACTACGGATATTATTTAATGGTAGTTGCCGAGCTATGGCTTCATACTCAGGTAAGGAAATTACATAAGGCAAGCAATACACTTGGTAAATATCTTGCAGATGCTTTTGTTCATCTGCTGTTAGAGGCTTTTTATCTATAGGACGATGACACCATGTCACCATAATCAACGTACCTCCGGGTTTGAGGACTCGATAACATTCCTGCATAAACCTAGTTTTATCTGGCATGTGTTCGCCGCTTTCCAGTGACCAAACTAAGTCAAAAGAATTATCCTCAAAAGGCATTGCTTGGGCATTGGCGACTAGAAATTTGCTTCTAGCAGCTAAACCTGCTTCCTTAGCTCTTTCCGTGGCTCTAGCAGCTTGTACTGGACTCAAAGTAATTCCTGTAGCTTGAGCATGAAACTTTTCGGCTAAATACAAAGAACTACCACCAATACCACACCCTACATCTAGTATATTTTCTGCCTCTTGTACCCCAGACCAATTGAGCAATTCTTCGATTAAATCAATTTGTGCCTCACGACGGTTTTTTCTTTCAGTTCCATATACACCGTAATACCCGTGGTGCATATGTTCGCCCCAAATCTCCTCCCATAACCCTGAAGAAGCATCGTAAAATTCCTTAATTTGTTGGTAAATTGTTACACTCATGAGAAAAGCATGTTAAGACAAAACTGAGACTAAAAAATATATTCGTAGGCTACCATGTGTGTTTTTAATTAGATAAGAAAGTTTTGACCTTTTTCAAGGAAGATCAACCTTATGGCTCTTATCGGTAAAGTTTATAGTTAAGTCTCTATGAGCCAGAGAATGTGATGATTTTGACTGTCAAGTATGGAATTTTGAATTAGTTATGACTGTTTCGCGCACAATTTGTCTGGGCTTTCTAGCTGTCATAGCCGTGGGAACTGTTTTATTAATGATGCCTTTCTCCACAAGCAGTGGTACATGGAATGACTTAATTGTGGCTTTGTTTACCTCAACGTCAGCCGTTTGTGTAACTGGATTATCTGTAGTTGATCCTGGTACTTACTTTTCCTTTTGGGGTCAACTTTTTATTGCCCTGTTAGCTCAAATTGGTGGGTTAGGTTATATGACAACCACCACATTTCTAATTTTATTGATTGGTCGTAGATTTGATCTGCGCCAAAAAATTGCCATTCAGCAAGCTTTAGACCGCCCTGGTATGAGTGGTAGCGCCCAAGTTATCCGCTCAATTATTGCCACCACGTTAATTTTTGAAATTACTGGTGTATTTTTACTATTGCCTGCATTTGTTCCTCAGTATGGATGGAGTCAAGGATTATGGTTAGCAATCTTCCACAGTATTAATGCTTGGAATAATGCAGGGTTTAGCTTGTTTAAAGACAATTTGATTGGCTATCAATCCTCCTTTTTAGTTGTTTTCACAATTACAGGATTAATTATCTTTGGGGGAATTGGTTATCAGGTAATTTTGGAAACATATATTTGGTTACGCGATCGCCTCCGCAAAAAAAAGGAAACCTTAGTATTATCGCTAGACTTTAAAGTAGCTACTAGCACAACATTAATCTTATTAGCATTCGGTACAATAGCATTTTTCTGTATTGAAATTAGAAATCCCCAAACCTTCGGTTCATTGGGTTTAGTTAATCAGTTTTTAGTAGCTTGGTTTCAATCAGTAACGCCTCGTACTGCTGGTTTTAATACCATCGACATTGGCAAAATGACCACTGCTGGTTTATTTATCACAATTGCCCTCATGTTTATTGGTGCTAGTCCTGGCGGTACAGGTGGAGGTATGAAAACCACTACCCTAAGAGTTTTAACTAGCTGTACTAAAACAATTCTTCAAGGTAAAGAAGAAGTCTTACTGTATGAGCGAAAGATAGCAATTTCTCTCATATTAAAGGCTGTGGGTGTTTTAGTTGGCTCTATAACAACCGTAATTTTAGCTACAATTTTAATATCTCTTACAGACCCAAAACTGGACTTTATCCAAATTCTCTTTGAAGTTGTTTCCGCCTTCGCTACTGTAGGTCTTTCAACAGGTATTACGGCTAGCGTTTCTCCCGCCGCGAAACTAGTTTTAATTATCACCATGTATATAGGCAGAGTAGGAGTTTTATTACTCATGTCTGCTATATTAGGCGACCCCCGACCGACAAGAATCCACTATCCCGAAGAAAATTTACTTGTAGGTTAGTTTTGAAATGAGAGATGAGGTAAATAAGTTTGGATCAATGACCAATGACTACTGATAAAATTTGAATTTAATGTAGTTTAAGAGTCTTGGCTTTCAATATAAGTATTAATAATAAGGATTATTGACTGTGAATTTGTCATCGTTAGGGTTCTTTCGCAGTTTGCGCAAAGATAATAATCAATTTGCTGTCATCGGCTTAGGTCGTTTTGGTCGTTCTGTTTGTTCAACACTGCATAAATTAGGCTACCAAATTCTAGCAACAGATATAGATGAAAGACGAGTATCCGCAGCTTTAACAGAAGAAATAGTTGGTCATGCTTTACAACTAGACTCTACTGAACCAGCAGCCCTCAAGGAAGCTGGTATTTTTGAATTTGATACAGTAATTGTGGCAATTGGTAACTATGTTCAAGAAAGCATAATCACCACGTTAAACGTCAAAGAAGCTGGCGTTCCTCATGTAGTTGCTAAAGCTTCCAGTGAAGTTCACTACAAGTTATTAAAGCGAGTAGGTGCAGACCATGTAGTCTTTCCTGAATATGAAGCAGGTTGTGCATTAGCACGTACACTGACAAAACCATCTATTCTTGATAGGTTTGACCTTGATCCAGATAACAGTATCGTAGAATTAATCGTACCAGATGAATTTCATGGTAGAACAATTGCAGAGTTACAATTACGCAACCGTTACGGTTTGAATGTATTAGCTGTAAGTCAGGATGGCAAGTTTCAAATTAACCCTAGCCCTGGTAAACGTTTAGAACGTGGTTCAGCAATGGTAGTGATAGGTTGTAATAAAGATATTAATCGTCTGCCTATTTAAAAAAAATTAAGACGGGCAAGATGCCCGTCCCACAAAAAATATTTTCAATGACGAATTACGAATTGGGATTGCTATCAAGTTTATCCGGCGATGGGCTAGGAAATACTGGTTGAAACTGCTGTTGTTGGGTTGAGACAGGTATTTCACCAGAGTTAGCTGGCTGTTCTCTTGGCGCTGCTAGTTGAGTTAGTTGTTCTACTAAGCTATTTGTATTAGCTGTAGGCTTCTGTGCAGCTGCTTGTCTTTGTTGCAGTTCTTGTTCTGCGATTTTCTGAGCTACTTGCTGCATTAACTGCTCACTTTTCGCCATTTGTTCTGTGTTACCTTGCTGACGATATTCTTCTTGAGCGCGTTTAAAGGCATTATTAGCTTTTTTCAGGTCGCCTTGATTATATAAAGTTACCCCCAAGTTATAGTAAGCTAAGGCGTTTCTGGGATCTTGACGAACGGCTTGGGTATAAACGGCTATAGCTTCATCGGGTTTACCCTGCATAGCTATGAGGCTACCCAAATTGTTATAAGCGGCGGCATTTTTGGAGTCTAACTTCAAAACCTCTCTATAAGAGGCGATCGCCTCATCCATTTTACCCGCCTGTTGGAATGCGATCGCTAAATTATGATAAGCCTCGGTTTTAGTTGGATCTAGTTTAATGGCATCTTGATAAGTAGCGATCGCTTCTCCTAATAATCCTTGTTCGTATAATACCAAACCCAGATTATAGTACGCATTCACCCTTGTGGGGTCTATCACCACAGCTTGGCGATAAGCTCTAATTGCACCATCTTTTTCACCTTTTTGTTGCAATGTTAACCCCAAGTTGTAATAAGTTTCTCCAAAGTTGGGGTTAAGTCGAATTGCTTCTTGATATTCCTGCACCGCCACATCCAAACGGTTTTGCATCAGGTATGTATTTCCGAGATAATGCCTAGCCATTGCTATATTAGGTTCTCGTTGCAACGCTTGGCGGAAAGCATTTTCTGCACCTTGCCAGTCGCTGCGGTTGTAGCGGGTAACACCTTGTTGATAAAGACTAGCTGTTTCCAAATCTTGAGAAATAGGAACTTGTGCTAGCAACTTGCTTCCTGGTAAATTCACAATTGTCGGTGTAGCCAACACCAAAAAAGCTGATGCAGCACAAAGAAAACCCAAATGCGGCTTTTGCCAATCACAAGTGTAGTGGCCAGTAATTGACGACAAACCGCAAAACCACTGCTTAAATTGATATTTTCTATACATAGTGGAATCTCTGTACTTATTGTTAAGATCCTTATAAGTCAGAGTACCCACTACAGTATAAAAAGTTAAAAATGCAATATGAAATTTTTGGAGGCTAGGGGTTAGGGAGATGAAAGGAGGGGGGAACGATAGACTGTGGACTATAGACTACTAACTCCTTCAGGTAGAATTAACATGGCATCACCGA harbors:
- a CDS encoding homogentisate phytyltransferase; the encoded protein is MSQSSQKSQLQRKPSPASFQWLYAFWKFSRPHTIIGTSLSVLGLYLISVAVSSTGFAITQINSVLGAWLACLCGNVYIVGLNQLEDIEIDKINKPHLPLASGEFSRKQGQVIVIFTGIIALLLAWLNGPYLFGMVAISLAIGTAYSLPPIRLKQFPFWAALCIFSVRGTIVNLGLYLHFSWLMQNKQSIPLSVWVLTIFVLVFTFAIAIFKDIPDMEGDRLYNITTFTIQLGPQAVFNLALWVLTACYLGMVIIGVLRLGAINSVFLVISHLIVLCWMWMQSLAVDTHDKTAIAQFYQFIWKLFFLEYLMFPIACLLA
- a CDS encoding methyltransferase domain-containing protein — its product is MSVTIYQQIKEFYDASSGLWEEIWGEHMHHGYYGVYGTERKNRREAQIDLIEELLNWSGVQEAENILDVGCGIGGSSLYLAEKFHAQATGITLSPVQAARATERAKEAGLAARSKFLVANAQAMPFEDNSFDLVWSLESGEHMPDKTRFMQECYRVLKPGGTLIMVTWCHRPIDKKPLTADEQKHLQDIYQVYCLPYVISLPEYEAIARQLPLNNIRSADWSQAVAPFWNVVIDSAFTPQAIIGLLRAGWTTIQGALSLGLMRRGYERGLIRFGLLCGNK
- a CDS encoding TrkH family potassium uptake protein, whose product is MTVSRTICLGFLAVIAVGTVLLMMPFSTSSGTWNDLIVALFTSTSAVCVTGLSVVDPGTYFSFWGQLFIALLAQIGGLGYMTTTTFLILLIGRRFDLRQKIAIQQALDRPGMSGSAQVIRSIIATTLIFEITGVFLLLPAFVPQYGWSQGLWLAIFHSINAWNNAGFSLFKDNLIGYQSSFLVVFTITGLIIFGGIGYQVILETYIWLRDRLRKKKETLVLSLDFKVATSTTLILLAFGTIAFFCIEIRNPQTFGSLGLVNQFLVAWFQSVTPRTAGFNTIDIGKMTTAGLFITIALMFIGASPGGTGGGMKTTTLRVLTSCTKTILQGKEEVLLYERKIAISLILKAVGVLVGSITTVILATILISLTDPKLDFIQILFEVVSAFATVGLSTGITASVSPAAKLVLIITMYIGRVGVLLLMSAILGDPRPTRIHYPEENLLVG
- a CDS encoding potassium channel family protein, with product MNLSSLGFFRSLRKDNNQFAVIGLGRFGRSVCSTLHKLGYQILATDIDERRVSAALTEEIVGHALQLDSTEPAALKEAGIFEFDTVIVAIGNYVQESIITTLNVKEAGVPHVVAKASSEVHYKLLKRVGADHVVFPEYEAGCALARTLTKPSILDRFDLDPDNSIVELIVPDEFHGRTIAELQLRNRYGLNVLAVSQDGKFQINPSPGKRLERGSAMVVIGCNKDINRLPI
- a CDS encoding tetratricopeptide repeat protein translates to MYRKYQFKQWFCGLSSITGHYTCDWQKPHLGFLCAASAFLVLATPTIVNLPGSKLLAQVPISQDLETASLYQQGVTRYNRSDWQGAENAFRQALQREPNIAMARHYLGNTYLMQNRLDVAVQEYQEAIRLNPNFGETYYNLGLTLQQKGEKDGAIRAYRQAVVIDPTRVNAYYNLGLVLYEQGLLGEAIATYQDAIKLDPTKTEAYHNLAIAFQQAGKMDEAIASYREVLKLDSKNAAAYNNLGSLIAMQGKPDEAIAVYTQAVRQDPRNALAYYNLGVTLYNQGDLKKANNAFKRAQEEYRQQGNTEQMAKSEQLMQQVAQKIAEQELQQRQAAAQKPTANTNSLVEQLTQLAAPREQPANSGEIPVSTQQQQFQPVFPSPSPDKLDSNPNS